The Curtobacterium sp. MCSS17_015 genomic sequence GGACGAGGGGTGCTGGCGTTCTTGCCGAGGAGCCTAGTGCGTCCCGGCACCGACCTGCGGGGCCTGGTGGGTCCCTTCGAGGTCAGGACCGTGGTGCGCGGCGTGCGCGGCCTCGAGCTCCGCCTTCGACACCGGCTCGATCCGGTCCTCGAAGAAGAAGCGGGACACGCGTGCCCGGGCCTTCTGCATCGAGCTGATGCGACCACGAGCGTCGGGACGGATCATCAGCGGCTTGTAGTCGTTGAACTCCAGCAGACGCCACCGCTCGTACTCGTCGAGCTGCTCGTGCACCTCGATGAACTCACCGTGCGGCAGGCGCACGATGCGACCCGACTCGTACCCGTGCAGGACGATCTCGCGGTCCTTCTTCTGCAGGGCGAGGCACACACGCTTGGTGATCCAGAACGCCACGAACGGACCGAGGACCGTCGCCGCCTGGAGCACGTGGATCACGTGGTTGATCGAGACCATGAAGTGCGTCGCGATGAGGTCGGAGGAGGCAGCCGTGAACAGCGCGCCGTACAGCGTGATGCCGGCGACACCGAGGGCGGTACGGGTCGGGGCGTTGCGCGGACGGTCGGCGATGTGGTGCTCGCGCTTGTCCCCGGTGACCCACGCCTCGATGAACGGGTAGACGAAGATCGCGACGATCAGGCCACCCAGGACCGCGATCGGGACGAGGATGTTGAACGACACCGTGTAGCCGAACCAGACGACCTCCCAGTGCGGCGGCACCAGACGGAGCGCGCCGTCCGCGAAGCCGATGTACCAGTCAGGCTGGGTTCCGGCGGACACGGGGGAGGGGTCGTACGGGCCGTAGTTCCAGATCGGGTTGATCGTGAACAGCGACGCGATGGCGGCGAGGATGCCGGCGACGATGAAGAAGAACCCGCCACCCTTCGCGGCGAACGCCGGGAGGATCGGGACGCCCACGACGTTCTCGTTGGTCTTGCCCGGACCCGCGTACTGCGTGTGCTTGTTCACGACGACGAGCACGAGGTGCACGCCGAGCACCGCGACCAGGATCGCCGGCAGCAGCAGGATGTGGAGCGTGTACAGGCGGCCGACGATGTCGGTGCCCGGGAACTCACCACCGAACAGCAGGTAGGCGATCCAGACGCCGATCACCGGGATGCCCTCGATCATGCCGACGATGATGCGGAGACCGTTGCCGGAGAGCAGGTCGTCGGGAAGCGAGTAGCCGGTGAAGCCCTCGGCCATGGCGAGGATCCAGAGCACGAAGCCGAAGACCCAGTTGAGCTCGCGCGGCTTGCGGAACGCGCCGGTGAAGAAGACGCGAGCCATGTGCAGCATGACCGAGGCCACGAACAGCAGGGCCGCCCAGTGGTGGATCTGTCGCACGAACAGGCCGCCGCGGATCTCGAACGAGATGTCCAGGGTGGACTGCAGGGCGACCGACATCTCGACGCCCTTCATCGGGACGTACGAGCCGTCGTAGACGACCTCGGTCATGGACGCCTGGTAGAAGAACGTCAGGAAGGTCCCGGAGAGCAGGACGACGACGAAGCTGTAGAGCGCCACCTCACCGAGCATGAAGCTCCAGTGGTCGGGGAAGATCTTGCGCCCGACCTCCTTCACCAAGCCGGAGATGCTCGTGCGCTCGTCGATGTAGTTCGCGGTGTAGTTGATCAGGCGCGAACCACGGTCAGGAGCCGGCTTGTTCGACGACTCGGTGTTGGGGGTGGTTGTCGTTGTGCTGCTCATGAGCGGGCACGCTCCCAGAAGGACGGGCCGACCGGCTCGTGGAAGTCGCTCTGTGCGACCAGGTAGCCGTCGTCATCGACCGAGATCGGAAGTTGGGGGAGGGGGCGGGCCGCCGGTCCGAAGATGACCTCGCAGTTGTTCGAGACATCGAAGGTGGACTGGTGGCACGGGCACAGCAGGTGGTGCGTCTGCTGCTCGTAGAGCGCGACCGGGCATCCGACGTGGGTACAGATCTTGGAGTATGCGACGATGCCGTCGTAGCCCCAGTTCTCCTGGCCCTTGCCGGGGTTGAGGTCCTTCGGGTCCAGACGCATCAGGAGGACGGCGGCCTTGGCCTTCTCCTCGAGCATGTGCTCGGAGTCGAGCATGCCCTCGGGGATGACGTGGAACACAGATCCGATGGTGACGTCGGACGCCTTGATCGGCAGACCCGTCGGGTCCTTGGTCAGGCGCAGGCCCGACTTCCAGAAGGTGTGACGGAGCAGCTCGTTCGGGTCTTCCTTCGGCGCCAGGTCGCGCACCAGGACGATGCCGGGGAGCGGGAAGGCCACCAGCGCGCCGATGAGCGAGTTGCGGATCAGCTTGCGACGGCTGAAGCCGGACTCCTTGTCGGCGAGCTGGAACGCCTCGACCGCCTTGGCACGGGTCTCGTCCGAGCCCCGCGTGGTGTGACGCATCTCGGTGAGTTCCCGGTCGGAGACCAGGGTCTTCGACCAGTAGACGGCCCCGATGCCCAGTGCGAGCAGGGCGAGCGTGATCGAGAGTCCGAGGAACAGGTTCGCGGAGCGGACCGACCCGAAGTCGTTCGAATCGATCGGGAAGGCGATGTACGCGGCGATCGACAGGACGCTGCCGATGATCGACAGGTAGAAGAACGTGGCGACCTGGCGCTCGGCCAGACGCTGCTTCTTCGGGTCGACGTCGGTGCGGCGAGCGCGGTGCGGCGGCTCACCCGGGTTCTCGAACCGCTCCGACGGCAGGACGGCGGTCCCCGCCGGCTGCGTCGCGCCGTGCTTCTCGACAGCCGAGGACGAGTTCAGTGCCTCGTCGTCGTGCTCTGCCATGGTGTTCCCTTCAGTGTCGTGCGACACGGACGATCAGTTCTGCTTCGCGGTCAGCCAGACGGTCATCGCAACGACCGCGCCGAGCCCGAAGATCCAGATGAACAGACCCTCGGCGACCGGGCCGATGTCACCCAGGCCGAAGCCACCGGGCGACCGGTTGTCCTGCACGTACTTGAGGTACGTGATGATGTCGGCCTTCTGGTCCGGCGTGAGGTTCAGGTCGTTGAAGACCGGCATGTTCTGCGGGCCGGTGAGCATGGCCTCGTAGATGTGCTTGCCCGAGACGTCGCGCAGGTTCGGCGCGTACTTGCCCTCGGTCAGGGCGCCACCGGCGCCGGCGACGTTGTGGCACATGGCGCAGTTGATGCGGAACAGCTCGGCGCCCTCGGCCGCGTCACCTTCGGAGCCGTCCGTGAGCTCCTCGCCCGGGACCGACGGGCCGGGGCCGAGCGACGCGACGTACGCCGCCATGGCGTCGACCTGCTGGTCGGTGAACTGCTCGGGCTTCTCTTCACCCTGGGGTCCCTGTGCAGCGAGCGGCATGCGGCCGGTGCCGACCTGGAAGTCGACCGACGCGGCGCCGACGCCGATGAGGGACGGGCCTTCGCTCGTGCCCTGCGCAGAGAGACCGTGGCAGGTGGCGCAGTTCGAGGCGAAGAGCTTCTGACCCTCGTTCACCTGCGACTGGCTCGACTCGGCCACCGTGCTCGAGGTGCTGTCCTCGGCGTTGGCCGAGGTGCTGAAGAGCGCGTACGCGCCACCCGTCGTCATGAGGGCGACGGCGAGCAGGGACACGGTCGCCATGGGGGAGCGCCGGCCCTTGTTGTTCTTCTTCGATGTGTTGAACATGCTGTGGGGCTGCCTGATTCTCACTTGAGGAGGTAGATGACGGCGAAGAGACCGATCCACACGACGTCGACGAAGTGCCAGTAGTAGGACACGACGATCGCGGTGGTGGCTTCCTTGTGCCCGAAGTTCTTCGCGGCGAACCCACGCCCGAGCGTGAGGAGGAAGGCGATGAGGCCACCGGTCACGTGCAGGCCGTGGAAGCCGGTGGTCATGTAGAACGCCGAACCGTAGGCGCTCGAGGAGAGCGTCATGCCCTCGTGCCAGAGGTTGGCGTACTCGAAGATCTGCCCACAGACGAAGATGGCGCCCATGCAGTAGGTGACGAAGAACCACTCCGTCATGCCCCAGTCCTTCGGGTTCCAGCTGGTGCGGTGCACCTGGAACCGCTCCGCGGCGAAGACGGCGAACTGGCAGGCGAAGCTCGACAGCACCAGGATGATGGTGTTCACCGACGCGAACGGCACCTCGAGCTTGGCGGTCTCTGTCGCCCAGAGCTCGGGAGAGGTGCTGCGCAGCGTGAAGTAGATCGCGAACAGGCCGGCGAAGAACATGACCTCGCTGCCCAGCCACACGATCGTCCCCACGGCAACGGGGTTCGGCCTGTTCAGGACCGGACCGCTGACGGATCTGGAGAGAGGGGTGCTTGTCACGTCCTCCATTATGGCGGAAACCCCCGACAGTGTTTTCGCAGGCAACTGGCGGGTCCTCCAGAATCAGTACGATCGAGCCATGTCTGACGCTCTCTCCTGGCCTGCGGTGATCAGCGCGCTCATGGCGCGCGAGGACCTCTCGATCAGGCAGTCCACATGGGCCATGGAGCAGATCGTGCAGGGCCGGGCCACGGCCGCCCAGATCGCAGCCTTCGCCGTGGCGCTCCGCGCGAAGGGCGAGACGGTCGACGAGGTCGTCGGCTTCCGCGACGCCGTCCTCGACGCCGCGGTCCCGCTCGACGTCGACCCGATGGCGCTCGACATCGTCGGGACGGGCGGGGACGTCGTCGGCACGGTGAACGTGTCGACCATGGCGGCCATCGTCATCGCCGCCGCGGGCGTGCCGGTCGTCAAGCACGGCAACCGCGCCAGCTCGTCGAAGTCGGGCTCCAGCGACGTGCTCGCGGCGCTCGGCCTCGACCTCACGATGGACGCCGCGCGTGTCGCCGAGACCTTCCGGCGTGTCGGGCTGACCTTCGCCTTCGCCAGCGCGTTCCACCCCGGTTTCGCCCATGCAGCCCCGGTCCGGCGGGAGATCGGCGTGCCCACGGTGTTCAACTTCCTCGGTCCGCTGGTCAACCCCGCGCGGTGCGAGGCGAACGCGGTCGGCGTGGCGCAACTCGAGCTCGTGCCGATCATCACGGGCGTGTTCCAGACCCGCGGCGCGACGGCGCTCGTCTTCCGCGGTGACGACGGGCTCGACGAACTCACCACGACCGGACACAGCCACATCTGGCAGGTCTCCGGGGGCCGCGTCACGGAGCACGACCTCGACCCGCGGGACCTCGGCATCGCCCGCGCCCGGACCGAGGACCTGCTCGGCGGCGAGCCGGTCGAGAACGCCGCCATCGTCCGGCGCGTGCTCGCGGGGGAGACCGGGCCGATCCGCGACATCGTCCTGCTGAACGCGGCGGCCGGTCTGGTGTCCTTCCGACTGGCGCAGGACCCGACCGAGACGGACCGCCCGATCCTGCAGCGGTTCCGGGAGCAGCTGGTGGTCGCGGCGGCATCCGTGGACTCCGGTGCCGCCATGCGCAAACTGGACGAGTGGGTCGGCGCGGCGCCGGCCGCCACCTCGGCTTGAGACGCCGCCGAGACGCCGAGACGCCGAGTCGCCGCAGAGTCCCCGAGACGTCACCGGATCCGGCGGCGCCTCGTGGACACGGCGGCGTTCCCGGCGCACGCGCACGGCGCAACGACGGGAGGCCCGCACCGGTTCCGTGGAACCGGTGCGGGCCTCCCGTCTGTCGGTCGGTCAGCTGTGATGCGTCAGCGGACGTCCTCGTCGACCCAGTCGAAGGTCTTCGTGACGGCCTTCTTCCACAGGCGCAGCGTGCGCTCGCGCTCGGCGGCGTCGAGCTGCGGCTCCCACCGCTTGTCCTCCTGCCAGTTGGCGCGGAGCTCGTCGAGGTTGGCCCAGAAGCCGACGGCCAGACCGGCGGCGTAGGCGGCACCGAGGGCCGTCGTCTCGGCGACGACCGGGCGGACCACGGGGACGTCGAGGATGTCGGCCTGGAACTGCATGAGCGCGTCGTTGGCGGTCATGCCACCGTCGACCTTGAGCTCGGTGAGTTCGACGCCGGAGTCGGCGTTGACGGCGTCGAGGACCTCGCGGGTCTGCAGCGCCGTGGCCTCGAGGGCGGCACGCGCAATGTGGCCCTTGTTGACGAACCGGGTGAGGCCGACGAGCGCACCGCGGGCGTCCGGACGCCAGTACGGGGCGAAGAGACCCGAGAAGGCGGGGACGAAGTAGACGCCACCGTTGTCCTCGACCGTGGTGGCGAGCGTCTCGACCTCGGGCGCGCTGCCGATGATGCCGAGGTTGTCGCGGAGCCACTGGATGAGCGAGCCGGTGACGGCGATCGACCCCTCGAGCGCGTAGTGCGTCTCCTGGTCGCCGAGCTTGTAGCCGACGGTGGTGAGCAGCCCGTTCTCCGAGCGGACGATGTCCGTGCCCGTGTTGAAGATGAGGAAGTTACCGGTGCCGTAGGTGTTCTTCGACTCGCCCTGGTCGAACGCGGCCTGGCCGAACGTCGCCGCCTGCTGGTCGCCGAGGATGCCGGCGATCGGGACCTCGCGGAGGAGGCTCGAGGACTCGACGTGGCCGTAGACCTCGGAGGAGCTGACGATCTCGGGGAGCATCGACTTCGGCACACCGAAGTCGGCGAGGATGTCGTCGCGCCACTGCAGCGTCTCGAGGTCCATGAACAGGGTGCGGGACGCGTTCGTGACGTCCGTCTTGTGGACACCGCCGTCGGTGCCGCCGGTCAGGTTCCAGAGGACCCAGGTGTCGGTCGTGCCGAAGAGCAGGTCGCCGGCCTCGGCCTTCTCGCGCGCGCCCTCCACGTTCTCGAGGATCCACGCGATCTTCGTGCCGGAGAAGTACGTCGCCAGCGGGAGTCCGACGATCGCCTTGTAGCGGTCGGTGTCGCCGTCCGCGAGCTTGTCGACGATGGCCTGCGTGCGGGTGTCCTGCCAGACGATGGCGTTGTAGACGGCCTTGCCGGTCGTCTTGTCCCACACGACCGCGGTCTCGCGCTGGTTCGTGATGCCGACGGCTGCGACGTCGTGACGCGTGATGTCGGCGCGGGACAGGGCCTGGCCGATGACCTCACGCGTGTTGTCCCAGATCTCGGACGGGTCGTGCTCGACCCACCCGGCGCGCGGGAAGATCTGCTCGTGTTCCTTCTGCCCGACGGAGACGATCGAACCGGAGTGGTCGAAGACGATCGCTCGCGTGCTGGTGGTTCCCTGGTCGATGGCGACGATGTAGTCGGCCATTGGTGCTCCTTACGACGGTGTTCGGTGCTGCGGCCGGGCCGGGTCGACCCGGCCGCGTGGGTGGTGCAGGTGGGAGAGCGCGGCTGACGCGCTGGTGGTGCCGGGGCTCGCTCGGTGCTAGGACACCATCGGGAGGAGCGCACCGGAGACGACGGCGGCGAGGGCGCCACCGACGAGCGGGCCGACGACCGGGACCCAGGCGTAGGACCAGTCGCTCGTGCCCTTGCCCTTGATCGGCAGGATGGCGTGGGCGATGCGCGGACCGAGGTCACGGGCCGGGTTGATGGCGTAGCCGGTCGGGCCACCGAGCGAGACACCGATCGCGATCACGAGGAAGGCGACGGGGATCGCGCCGAGCTCGGCCGGGGTCTGCCCGTTCGTGAAGGCGATGACCACGAAGACGAGGACGAACGTGCCGATGATCTCGGTGACGACGTTCCAGCCGTAGCTGCGGATGGCCGGGCCGGTCGAGAAGACGCCGAGCTTCGCGGCGGCGTCGGGCTCGGCGTCGAAGTGCTGCTTGTAGGCGAGCCAGACGATGACCGCACCGATGATCGCGCCGATGAGCTGGGCGAGCCAGTAGAGGAGCATCTCACCGACGCTGATGTTGCCGAGGATCGCCTGGGCGAGGCTGACCGCGGGGTTGAGCTGGCCGCCGGACTTGTACGAGACGGTGACGCCGGCGAAGACCGCGAAGCCCCACCCGATCGTGACCATGAGGAAGCCGGCGCCGAAGCCCTTCGACTTCGTGAGCGAGACCGCGGCGACCACACCGCCACCCAGGATGATGAGCATCGCCGTCCCGACGAGCTCAGACATGAAATTGACGCCGATGCCGTCCATCGGTACCTCCGATTTGCTGTGTTCGGGGGCCCGGCCTGAGCACCGGCACTCCCCGTCGAGTGATTGAGCCCGAGCATAGTGCTGGGCTTTTCCCCGATGTGGGGGACACGGACGCCAGCAGCGTGAAAGTGAACGGACGTGCACCTGCGGTGGATACCTGCAGTGGTGCGGGAGTGCCCGAGCCGACCGGCCCGTGCACGGATGTGCAGTCGGACGGCACAGGCACCCGGAACTGCCCCTGGTGCCCGCACCCCACGGCGGTACAGTGAGCCGACTCCGGACGACGTCGGCGGTGTGCGGGCTGCGGACCGGTGTCTCACCCGTGTCACACCCGTGGAGGCGCAGCATGAAGAAGCTCATCAACGACCCGCAGGCCGTCGTCATCGAGACCGTCCGTGGTTTCGCCCTCGCCCACGCCGAGCACGTGGTGCTCGTCGAGGACCCGGTCCACCTGCACCGCCGGGACGCCCCGGTCCAGGGGAAGGTGGGCATCGTCAGCGGTGGTGGCAGTGGCCACGAGCCCTTGCACGGCGGCTTCGTGGGGTACGGCATGCTCGACGCCGCCGTCCCGGGTCCGGTCTTCACCAGCCCGACCCCGGATCCGATCGTCGCTGCCACGAAGGCCGTCGACGGGGGAGCGGGCGTGCTGCACATCGTGAAGAACTACACCGGGGACGTCCTCAACTTCGAGACCGCGGCCGAACTCGCCGCGATGGACGACGTGCGGGTGGAAAGCGTGGTCGTGGACGACGACGTGGCCGTCCAGGACTCGCTGTTCACCGCGGGTCGCCGCGGCGTCGCCGGCACCGTCGTGGTGGAGAAGTGCGCCGGAGCGGCAGCCGAGCGCGGTGACGACCTCGACGCCGTCGCTGCCGTGGCCCGACGGGTCAACGAGATGACGCGCTCGATGGGTCTCGCGCTGTCGTCCGGGACGGTGCCGCACGCCGGCGAGCCGTCGTTCACCCTGGCGGACGACGAGGTCGAACTCGGCATCGGTATCCACGGCGAGCCCGGCCGCGAGCGGATCCCGATGGCCCCTGCCGACGAACTGGTCGACCGGGTGCTCGAGCCGATCCTCACCGACCTCGATGCTCCGTCCGGGT encodes the following:
- a CDS encoding MIP/aquaporin family protein, whose amino-acid sequence is MDGIGVNFMSELVGTAMLIILGGGVVAAVSLTKSKGFGAGFLMVTIGWGFAVFAGVTVSYKSGGQLNPAVSLAQAILGNISVGEMLLYWLAQLIGAIIGAVIVWLAYKQHFDAEPDAAAKLGVFSTGPAIRSYGWNVVTEIIGTFVLVFVVIAFTNGQTPAELGAIPVAFLVIAIGVSLGGPTGYAINPARDLGPRIAHAILPIKGKGTSDWSYAWVPVVGPLVGGALAAVVSGALLPMVS
- a CDS encoding cytochrome bc complex cytochrome b subunit, whose product is MSSTTTTTPNTESSNKPAPDRGSRLINYTANYIDERTSISGLVKEVGRKIFPDHWSFMLGEVALYSFVVVLLSGTFLTFFYQASMTEVVYDGSYVPMKGVEMSVALQSTLDISFEIRGGLFVRQIHHWAALLFVASVMLHMARVFFTGAFRKPRELNWVFGFVLWILAMAEGFTGYSLPDDLLSGNGLRIIVGMIEGIPVIGVWIAYLLFGGEFPGTDIVGRLYTLHILLLPAILVAVLGVHLVLVVVNKHTQYAGPGKTNENVVGVPILPAFAAKGGGFFFIVAGILAAIASLFTINPIWNYGPYDPSPVSAGTQPDWYIGFADGALRLVPPHWEVVWFGYTVSFNILVPIAVLGGLIVAIFVYPFIEAWVTGDKREHHIADRPRNAPTRTALGVAGITLYGALFTAASSDLIATHFMVSINHVIHVLQAATVLGPFVAFWITKRVCLALQKKDREIVLHGYESGRIVRLPHGEFIEVHEQLDEYERWRLLEFNDYKPLMIRPDARGRISSMQKARARVSRFFFEDRIEPVSKAELEAAHAAHHGPDLEGTHQAPQVGAGTH
- a CDS encoding heme-copper oxidase subunit III — its product is MEDVTSTPLSRSVSGPVLNRPNPVAVGTIVWLGSEVMFFAGLFAIYFTLRSTSPELWATETAKLEVPFASVNTIILVLSSFACQFAVFAAERFQVHRTSWNPKDWGMTEWFFVTYCMGAIFVCGQIFEYANLWHEGMTLSSSAYGSAFYMTTGFHGLHVTGGLIAFLLTLGRGFAAKNFGHKEATTAIVVSYYWHFVDVVWIGLFAVIYLLK
- the glpK gene encoding glycerol kinase GlpK, giving the protein MADYIVAIDQGTTSTRAIVFDHSGSIVSVGQKEHEQIFPRAGWVEHDPSEIWDNTREVIGQALSRADITRHDVAAVGITNQRETAVVWDKTTGKAVYNAIVWQDTRTQAIVDKLADGDTDRYKAIVGLPLATYFSGTKIAWILENVEGAREKAEAGDLLFGTTDTWVLWNLTGGTDGGVHKTDVTNASRTLFMDLETLQWRDDILADFGVPKSMLPEIVSSSEVYGHVESSSLLREVPIAGILGDQQAATFGQAAFDQGESKNTYGTGNFLIFNTGTDIVRSENGLLTTVGYKLGDQETHYALEGSIAVTGSLIQWLRDNLGIIGSAPEVETLATTVEDNGGVYFVPAFSGLFAPYWRPDARGALVGLTRFVNKGHIARAALEATALQTREVLDAVNADSGVELTELKVDGGMTANDALMQFQADILDVPVVRPVVAETTALGAAYAAGLAVGFWANLDELRANWQEDKRWEPQLDAAERERTLRLWKKAVTKTFDWVDEDVR
- a CDS encoding Rieske 2Fe-2S domain-containing protein, which gives rise to MAEHDDEALNSSSAVEKHGATQPAGTAVLPSERFENPGEPPHRARRTDVDPKKQRLAERQVATFFYLSIIGSVLSIAAYIAFPIDSNDFGSVRSANLFLGLSITLALLALGIGAVYWSKTLVSDRELTEMRHTTRGSDETRAKAVEAFQLADKESGFSRRKLIRNSLIGALVAFPLPGIVLVRDLAPKEDPNELLRHTFWKSGLRLTKDPTGLPIKASDVTIGSVFHVIPEGMLDSEHMLEEKAKAAVLLMRLDPKDLNPGKGQENWGYDGIVAYSKICTHVGCPVALYEQQTHHLLCPCHQSTFDVSNNCEVIFGPAARPLPQLPISVDDDGYLVAQSDFHEPVGPSFWERARS
- a CDS encoding cytochrome c, with amino-acid sequence MFNTSKKNNKGRRSPMATVSLLAVALMTTGGAYALFSTSANAEDSTSSTVAESSQSQVNEGQKLFASNCATCHGLSAQGTSEGPSLIGVGAASVDFQVGTGRMPLAAQGPQGEEKPEQFTDQQVDAMAAYVASLGPGPSVPGEELTDGSEGDAAEGAELFRINCAMCHNVAGAGGALTEGKYAPNLRDVSGKHIYEAMLTGPQNMPVFNDLNLTPDQKADIITYLKYVQDNRSPGGFGLGDIGPVAEGLFIWIFGLGAVVAMTVWLTAKQN
- the dhaK gene encoding dihydroxyacetone kinase subunit DhaK → MKKLINDPQAVVIETVRGFALAHAEHVVLVEDPVHLHRRDAPVQGKVGIVSGGGSGHEPLHGGFVGYGMLDAAVPGPVFTSPTPDPIVAATKAVDGGAGVLHIVKNYTGDVLNFETAAELAAMDDVRVESVVVDDDVAVQDSLFTAGRRGVAGTVVVEKCAGAAAERGDDLDAVAAVARRVNEMTRSMGLALSSGTVPHAGEPSFTLADDEVELGIGIHGEPGRERIPMAPADELVDRVLEPILTDLDAPSGSQLLVLVNGMGGTPQSELYIAYRRAVEVLSDRGHEVARSLVGNYVTSLEMQGFSITVTVLDEDLTALWDAPVETPALRWGR
- the trpD gene encoding anthranilate phosphoribosyltransferase, with the protein product MSDALSWPAVISALMAREDLSIRQSTWAMEQIVQGRATAAQIAAFAVALRAKGETVDEVVGFRDAVLDAAVPLDVDPMALDIVGTGGDVVGTVNVSTMAAIVIAAAGVPVVKHGNRASSSKSGSSDVLAALGLDLTMDAARVAETFRRVGLTFAFASAFHPGFAHAAPVRREIGVPTVFNFLGPLVNPARCEANAVGVAQLELVPIITGVFQTRGATALVFRGDDGLDELTTTGHSHIWQVSGGRVTEHDLDPRDLGIARARTEDLLGGEPVENAAIVRRVLAGETGPIRDIVLLNAAAGLVSFRLAQDPTETDRPILQRFREQLVVAAASVDSGAAMRKLDEWVGAAPAATSA